In Myxococcales bacterium, the following proteins share a genomic window:
- a CDS encoding alpha/beta hydrolase, with translation MPNPELADKTVVTSDGVTIAYHDTGGSGRPLVLANGLGGPFGAWQHQIDYLSDRYRIVSWDYRGLYGSSLPPGDAPRVDVGAHVDDLMCVLEVTQIPRAAFMGWSMGVQVMLELYERHPEMVSHLVLINGTFGRPLDTVGVPLSSRIVPGLVDRAHRAHALASTVLRRATRWPETVMWLKRLGVVGNTLDEELFKQLAEEFGQVNLDIYLSILRALGEHDAAHVLDSIAVPALVITGDRDAFTPRQLAQQMARRIPGGELLIVRGATHYAALEYPELVNLRIEKFLREHGY, from the coding sequence ATGCCCAACCCCGAGCTTGCCGACAAGACGGTCGTCACGAGCGACGGCGTGACCATCGCCTATCACGACACCGGCGGCTCCGGGCGCCCCCTGGTCTTGGCCAACGGGCTCGGCGGCCCGTTCGGCGCCTGGCAACACCAGATCGACTACCTGTCGGACCGCTACCGGATCGTGTCCTGGGACTACCGAGGGCTGTACGGGTCGAGCCTCCCGCCCGGCGATGCGCCGCGGGTCGACGTCGGCGCCCACGTCGACGATCTGATGTGTGTGCTCGAGGTCACCCAGATCCCCCGCGCCGCGTTCATGGGCTGGAGCATGGGTGTACAGGTCATGCTCGAGCTCTACGAGCGGCACCCGGAGATGGTCTCGCACCTGGTGCTGATCAACGGGACCTTCGGCCGACCGCTCGACACCGTCGGCGTTCCGCTCTCGTCCCGGATCGTTCCCGGCCTGGTCGACCGCGCACATCGCGCCCACGCGCTGGCCTCGACGGTGCTCCGCCGCGCAACCCGCTGGCCCGAGACGGTGATGTGGCTGAAACGCCTCGGCGTGGTCGGCAACACCCTCGACGAGGAGCTCTTCAAGCAGCTCGCGGAGGAGTTCGGTCAGGTCAACCTGGATATCTACTTGAGCATCTTGCGCGCGCTTGGTGAACACGACGCCGCCCACGTGCTCGACTCGATCGCCGTGCCCGCGCTCGTCATCACCGGCGACCGCGACGCCTTCACACCCCGGCAGCTAGCGCAGCAGATGGCCCGCCGCATCCCAGGTGGAGAGCTGTTGATCGTGCGGGGCGCGACCCACTACGCCGCCCTCGAGTATCCGGAGCTGGTGAACCTGCGGATCGAGAAGTTCCTGCGCGAGCACGGCTACTGA
- a CDS encoding PilZ domain-containing protein, protein MDDRRRFPRKTVDVFLNKFIGGYPHLCRAVDISAGGMQLVGFHEPVTHMESFPLELRLPGDSHTMWLWARRISARGRRQVLEFVNPSAEDSHRLERFIESYAVA, encoded by the coding sequence ATGGACGACCGCAGGCGTTTTCCCCGCAAGACCGTGGACGTGTTCCTCAACAAGTTCATCGGGGGCTACCCGCACCTGTGTCGCGCCGTCGACATCTCGGCGGGGGGCATGCAGCTGGTCGGGTTCCACGAGCCGGTGACCCACATGGAGTCGTTTCCCCTCGAGCTCCGGCTGCCGGGCGACTCCCACACGATGTGGCTGTGGGCCCGCCGCATCTCCGCGCGGGGTCGGCGCCAGGTGCTCGAGTTCGTGAACCCGAGCGCCGAGGACAGCCACCGCTTGGAGCGCTTCATCGAGAGCTACGCGGTGGCGTGA
- a CDS encoding tyrosine recombinase XerD produces MRVDAAIDLYLAHLRVERALAPNTVAGYARDLAKLSSFLEDDGVTDPRELDLARVSAWQSSLAKAALGPRSAARHLSSVRGLVRFLVREGVLPADPTSLAARPRFGRRLPRTLGEREMQRLIDTPSTKTERGLRDRAMLSVAYAAGLRVSELCGLTLGDLDLSRGIVAALGKGGKRRLVPLGEVTLDHLAEYLTRRRAKAEPAAGETSAVLFPGPSGRPLTRQAFWKIVRRYAGAAGISAKAYPHQLRHSFATHLLTGGADLRSVQTLLGHSDVSTTEIYTHVTQDHVKRAHQKAHPRG; encoded by the coding sequence GTGCGCGTCGACGCGGCCATCGATCTCTACCTCGCGCACCTGCGCGTCGAGCGCGCCCTCGCCCCGAACACCGTGGCGGGCTACGCGCGGGACCTCGCCAAGCTCTCGAGCTTCCTCGAGGACGACGGCGTCACCGATCCGAGGGAGCTCGATCTCGCGCGCGTGAGCGCCTGGCAATCGTCACTGGCGAAAGCCGCGCTCGGACCGCGCAGCGCAGCGCGCCATCTGTCATCCGTGCGTGGCCTGGTGCGCTTCCTGGTTCGCGAAGGGGTGTTGCCCGCGGATCCCACCTCCCTCGCCGCCCGCCCGCGCTTCGGCCGCCGGCTCCCGCGCACGCTGGGCGAGCGAGAGATGCAGCGCCTGATCGACACACCGAGCACCAAGACCGAGCGCGGGCTGCGCGACCGCGCCATGTTGAGTGTCGCGTACGCGGCAGGGCTGCGCGTCAGTGAGCTGTGCGGGCTGACGCTGGGGGACCTGGACCTGTCGCGGGGCATCGTCGCCGCCCTCGGCAAGGGCGGCAAACGCCGGCTGGTCCCCCTGGGCGAGGTCACGCTCGACCACCTGGCCGAGTACCTCACCCGGCGTCGTGCCAAGGCAGAGCCTGCCGCCGGGGAGACCAGCGCAGTGCTCTTCCCCGGGCCGAGCGGGCGCCCGCTGACCCGGCAGGCGTTCTGGAAGATCGTGCGGCGCTACGCCGGGGCGGCCGGGATCAGCGCGAAAGCCTACCCGCACCAGTTGCGCCACTCCTTTGCCACTCACCTGCTGACCGGCGGCGCCGATCTGCGCAGCGTCCAGACGCTGCTCGGTCACAGCGACGTGTCGACGACGGAGATCTACACCCACGTGACGCAAGATCACGTGAAGCGGGCTCACCAAAAAGCCCACCCGCGGGGATGA
- a CDS encoding aminodeoxychorismate/anthranilate synthase component II, which translates to MPKRVLVVDNYDSFTYNLVQYLETLGASCDVRLNDRTDVEDVLGAEPAGLLLSPGPGTPDDAGVTLALIKAAAGKLPILGVCLGHQSITQAYGGRIVRADRLMHGKTSPIEHDGRTLFRGLPSPFSATRYHSLLAEADSFPACLEISARTDEGEIMALRHRELPIEGVQFHPESILTEHGMALLENWLGSL; encoded by the coding sequence GTGCCCAAGCGGGTCCTCGTCGTCGATAACTACGACTCGTTCACCTACAATCTGGTGCAATACCTGGAGACGCTCGGCGCGAGCTGCGACGTGCGCTTGAACGACCGGACCGACGTCGAAGACGTGCTCGGCGCGGAGCCCGCGGGCCTCTTGCTCTCACCCGGACCGGGCACGCCGGACGACGCCGGCGTGACGCTCGCGCTGATCAAAGCCGCGGCTGGCAAGCTGCCGATCTTGGGAGTTTGTCTGGGGCACCAGAGCATCACCCAGGCATATGGCGGTCGGATCGTCCGGGCGGACCGCCTGATGCACGGCAAGACCTCACCCATCGAGCACGACGGCCGCACGCTGTTCCGCGGCCTGCCCTCCCCCTTCAGCGCCACGCGTTACCACTCGCTGCTCGCCGAGGCGGACTCCTTTCCGGCCTGCCTCGAGATCAGCGCCCGCACGGACGAAGGGGAAATCATGGCGCTCCGGCACCGCGAGCTGCCCATCGAGGGGGTGCAGTTTCATCCGGAGTCGATCTTGACCGAGCACGGCATGGCGCTGCTCGAGAACTGGCTCGGATCGCTGTGA
- a CDS encoding acyltransferase family protein gives MNGAADSFDEQELGVGSRMTPPNTEWEQLDTTDAAPHERPASNLGVAEQIRELEARLDGLIRGAQEEPPPPSFREQVGSAAQKMAAKLSVPVERPGSDDGNVGDAVRELMSSDYYLRQWGRLGMRSRSEEVDDFGLDPSYEARLLPLLDFLYQRYFRVEAAGLEHIPATGRCLVVANHSGTLPLDGVMLRTMLRLAPAAQRELRWLAEDFIYYLPFLGAFMNRIGAVRACQENAERLLSKGSLVAVFPEGVKGIGKLYRERYKLQRFGRGGFIRLALRTQTPLVPCAIIGAEEASPLLYRIDSLSKLIGLPYVPVTPTFPALGPLGLLPAPTKWQIVVGEPLSLEGYGPEAADDHVLVGRLSERVRATIQRMLDTGIAQRQSVWLG, from the coding sequence ATGAACGGCGCAGCGGACAGCTTCGACGAGCAGGAGCTCGGCGTTGGCTCGCGCATGACCCCCCCGAACACCGAGTGGGAGCAGCTGGACACCACGGACGCCGCCCCGCACGAGCGGCCCGCGTCGAACCTGGGCGTCGCCGAGCAGATCCGCGAGCTCGAGGCGCGCCTCGACGGCTTGATCCGCGGCGCCCAGGAAGAGCCGCCGCCCCCGAGCTTTCGGGAGCAGGTCGGGAGCGCGGCGCAGAAGATGGCGGCCAAGCTGAGTGTCCCGGTGGAGCGCCCGGGCAGCGACGACGGCAACGTCGGCGACGCCGTGCGCGAGCTGATGTCGAGCGACTACTACCTGCGCCAGTGGGGGCGCCTCGGCATGCGCAGTCGCTCCGAGGAGGTCGACGACTTTGGGCTCGACCCGAGCTACGAGGCGCGCCTCTTGCCGCTCCTGGACTTCCTGTATCAACGCTACTTCCGCGTCGAGGCCGCGGGGCTGGAGCACATTCCTGCGACGGGACGCTGTCTGGTCGTCGCCAACCACTCGGGCACGCTGCCGCTGGACGGAGTGATGCTGCGCACGATGCTGCGGCTCGCGCCGGCCGCGCAGCGCGAGCTGCGCTGGCTGGCCGAAGACTTCATCTATTACCTGCCGTTCCTCGGCGCGTTCATGAACCGCATCGGCGCGGTGCGCGCGTGCCAGGAGAACGCCGAGCGCCTGCTCTCCAAGGGCAGCCTGGTCGCGGTGTTTCCCGAGGGCGTGAAGGGCATCGGCAAGCTGTACCGCGAGCGCTACAAGCTGCAGCGCTTCGGCCGCGGCGGGTTCATTCGCCTCGCCCTGCGCACCCAGACGCCGCTCGTACCGTGTGCGATCATCGGCGCCGAAGAGGCCAGTCCGCTGCTCTATCGCATCGACAGCCTGTCGAAGCTCATCGGCCTGCCCTACGTACCGGTGACCCCCACCTTCCCGGCGCTCGGACCCTTGGGACTCTTGCCCGCGCCGACCAAGTGGCAGATCGTCGTCGGTGAGCCGCTGAGCTTGGAGGGCTACGGACCCGAGGCCGCGGACGATCACGTGCTCGTCGGGCGCCTGAGCGAACGCGTCCGAGCCACGATTCAGCGCATGCTGGACACCGGCATCGCGCAGCGACAGAGCGTCTGGCTAGGTTGA
- a CDS encoding indole-3-glycerol-phosphate synthase, whose translation MLAEILSHKRLEIAELAPPAPRSSVFSPRPLGLARGPGEPLRIIAEIKRRSPSAGPLSTRLSVSARARCYAAAGADMLSVLTDTRYFDGAFAHLSEARAATALPILCKDFILSELQLDHALAHGADAVLLIVRCLRDRELSDLASAARARGLSALVEVTTEDEARRALELGAELIGVNARDLDTLELDPARAERVLGALPTSVTRVHLSGISTPADVQRAASRNLDAILVGEALMRLDDPGPLLSKLASAARAG comes from the coding sequence ATGCTGGCTGAGATCCTGAGCCACAAACGCCTCGAGATCGCCGAGCTTGCCCCGCCTGCGCCGCGCTCGAGCGTGTTCAGTCCGCGCCCACTCGGCCTCGCGCGTGGCCCAGGTGAACCCTTGCGCATCATCGCGGAGATCAAGCGCCGCTCCCCCAGCGCCGGCCCGCTCTCGACGCGACTGTCGGTCTCCGCTCGAGCTCGATGTTACGCCGCGGCGGGCGCAGACATGCTCAGTGTGTTGACCGACACCCGATACTTCGACGGCGCGTTCGCCCATCTATCCGAGGCGCGAGCCGCCACGGCGCTGCCCATCCTGTGCAAAGACTTCATCCTGTCGGAGCTTCAGCTCGACCACGCTCTGGCCCACGGCGCCGACGCGGTGCTCTTGATCGTGCGCTGCCTCCGGGACCGGGAGCTCTCGGACCTGGCAAGCGCCGCGCGCGCTCGTGGGCTTTCGGCGTTGGTCGAGGTCACGACGGAGGACGAGGCTCGCCGCGCACTCGAGCTCGGCGCCGAGCTGATCGGCGTCAACGCCCGCGATCTGGACACTCTCGAGCTGGATCCCGCGCGAGCCGAGCGCGTGCTCGGGGCGCTCCCCACCAGCGTCACCCGCGTCCACCTGTCCGGAATCTCGACTCCCGCGGACGTGCAGCGCGCCGCATCCCGGAACCTCGACGCGATCCTGGTGGGCGAGGCGCTGATGCGCCTCGACGATCCGGGGCCGCTGCTCTCGAAGCTGGCCAGCGCCGCGCGGGCGGGCTGA
- the trpD gene encoding anthranilate phosphoribosyltransferase encodes MTTGPNFPEVFAELTRNGRLSGETVRRVFDAILSGEWTAVQVAGFAVSLRLSGETAELIEAAARSLRDAMLSVDHALPRVLDTCGTGGDASGTLNLSTAAAIVVAAAGVPVAKHGNRAVSSRAGSADVLEALGIPTDLPAGAGATLLDEVGIAFLMAPTHHPAMRHGGVARRELGIRTIFNCLGPLANPARATHQLLGAYDDALRPVLASTLGSLGVVRAWVVTGEDGLDEVSPFGTTRVSVLDGGRVTEARVHPRDFGLEPSAPGAIAGGDAAENARAIASMLAGEPHPAVDALVLNAAAALVVAEQISPLSAAARARETLLSGRAKDLFERWRAAAKRLQSEAHAG; translated from the coding sequence GTGACGACAGGGCCCAACTTCCCCGAGGTGTTCGCGGAGCTGACCCGAAACGGTCGCTTGTCCGGCGAGACCGTGCGGCGCGTCTTCGACGCGATCTTGAGCGGCGAGTGGACCGCCGTGCAGGTCGCCGGGTTCGCCGTCTCGCTGCGCCTTTCCGGCGAGACGGCCGAGCTGATCGAGGCGGCGGCCCGCTCGCTGCGCGACGCCATGCTCAGCGTCGATCACGCGTTGCCGCGGGTGCTCGACACCTGCGGCACCGGCGGCGATGCCAGTGGCACCCTCAATCTCTCGACGGCCGCCGCCATCGTCGTCGCTGCTGCCGGGGTGCCCGTTGCAAAACATGGCAACCGCGCCGTCTCGAGCCGGGCCGGCAGCGCCGACGTGCTCGAGGCCCTGGGCATCCCGACGGATCTGCCCGCCGGTGCCGGAGCCACGCTGCTCGACGAGGTCGGGATCGCGTTCTTGATGGCGCCGACCCACCACCCCGCGATGCGACACGGCGGCGTCGCCCGGCGCGAGCTGGGGATCCGCACGATCTTCAACTGCCTCGGGCCGCTGGCGAATCCCGCGCGCGCCACCCACCAGCTGCTCGGCGCGTACGACGATGCGCTGCGGCCGGTGCTCGCCTCGACGCTCGGGAGCCTGGGCGTCGTGCGGGCGTGGGTCGTGACCGGTGAGGATGGCCTCGACGAAGTGAGCCCGTTCGGGACCACACGCGTCAGCGTGCTCGACGGCGGTCGGGTGACGGAAGCGCGCGTCCACCCGCGAGACTTCGGGCTCGAGCCGAGCGCACCGGGGGCGATCGCCGGCGGCGACGCGGCCGAGAACGCGCGCGCCATCGCCAGCATGCTGGCCGGCGAGCCGCACCCGGCGGTCGACGCGCTGGTGTTGAACGCGGCGGCCGCGCTGGTCGTCGCGGAGCAAATCTCACCGCTCAGCGCCGCGGCGCGCGCGCGAGAGACGCTGCTCAGCGGCCGCGCCAAGGACCTGTTCGAGCGCTGGCGCGCCGCGGCGAAGAGGCTCCAGAGCGAGGCCCATGCTGGCTGA
- a CDS encoding DUF72 domain-containing protein, with product MLLHVGTESLRGNIGSYARHFDLLEIAAEKGRLPRMARLGEMKRAVNPQFLFSVRLPRVVATLEWGDEAEQALAYALEVADVLGAGFLLLQTAPQVMPSARTKRRLAELVERIPKSRPLAWEPRGLWQDEDAAATADDLGAVLVRDVSRETPPEGPTLYTRLRALGRSGVSVDAIERTAAAVLGAETACVLIEGDGAARAAATLRRTIGEVLEESASDDDEDDDDDDEDDDDEARADGSDDDGAPDDDAAEEDEG from the coding sequence ATGCTGCTTCACGTCGGGACAGAGTCGCTTCGCGGCAACATCGGCTCGTATGCGCGCCACTTCGACCTGCTGGAGATCGCCGCCGAGAAGGGCCGGTTGCCGCGCATGGCACGCCTGGGCGAAATGAAGCGCGCGGTGAACCCGCAGTTTCTCTTCAGCGTGCGGCTGCCGCGGGTCGTGGCCACCCTCGAGTGGGGCGACGAGGCCGAGCAGGCGCTCGCCTATGCGCTCGAAGTGGCCGACGTGCTCGGGGCCGGCTTTCTGTTGCTGCAGACCGCTCCGCAGGTGATGCCGAGCGCGCGCACGAAGCGGCGTTTGGCGGAGCTGGTGGAGCGCATCCCGAAGTCGCGCCCGCTGGCCTGGGAACCGCGCGGGCTGTGGCAGGACGAAGACGCCGCGGCGACGGCGGACGATCTGGGCGCCGTGCTGGTGCGCGACGTGAGTCGTGAGACTCCGCCCGAGGGGCCGACGCTGTACACGCGTCTGCGCGCCCTGGGCCGCAGTGGAGTGTCGGTCGACGCCATCGAGCGCACCGCCGCTGCCGTGCTGGGAGCAGAGACCGCGTGTGTGTTGATCGAAGGCGACGGGGCGGCGCGGGCTGCGGCGACGCTGCGAAGGACGATCGGCGAGGTGCTCGAGGAGAGTGCGTCCGACGACGATGAAGACGACGACGACGACGACGAGGACGACGACGACGAAGCACGAGCCGACGGCTCGGACGACGACGGGGCTCCGGACGACGACGCTGCGGAGGAGGACGAAGGATGA
- a CDS encoding HlyC/CorC family transporter, whose product MSSLSGPRKAALREMLEGKNRAALERYIDQGQQIESRWLVFRVVGIATSAALLIQQTGYLFGAWSPLVAAMAAVLGYGLPSEVLKGVVLRAPERTGVWMLRFLRPLELLAVPLAAPMWLLGRVVGRRVVTVAQTIPPPRVTETEMEILVSEGEKAGAIDHDQAEMVRNVLEFGDLTAGQAMISRTRVTAFDIETDAEELLRRVGECGHSRYPVYRERIDNVVGILHAKDLLTHAAQHTRLETVNIEGILRRPVAFVPETQEASKVLKDMRAGRHHMAIVIDEFGGMSGIVTLEDLIEEIVGDIQDEHDVDEQSVVELGEGRFSVDASVSIVELNRLLNAGFPEDGDYNTVGGLLLERLGLVPEVGSKIEEHGFAFHVREADDRRVIRVEVERLATEKASETPKTSRVSAA is encoded by the coding sequence ATGAGCAGCCTCTCGGGCCCGCGCAAGGCGGCGCTGCGGGAGATGCTCGAGGGCAAGAACCGAGCGGCGCTCGAGCGTTACATCGATCAAGGCCAGCAGATCGAGTCGCGCTGGCTGGTGTTCCGCGTCGTCGGCATCGCGACCAGCGCCGCACTCCTGATTCAGCAGACCGGGTACCTGTTCGGCGCCTGGTCTCCGCTGGTCGCCGCCATGGCGGCCGTGCTCGGCTACGGGCTCCCGTCCGAGGTGCTGAAGGGGGTCGTCCTGCGAGCGCCCGAGCGCACCGGGGTGTGGATGCTGCGGTTCCTCAGGCCACTGGAGCTCCTGGCCGTGCCGCTGGCGGCACCCATGTGGCTGCTCGGCCGCGTCGTCGGCCGGCGCGTGGTCACGGTCGCCCAGACCATCCCTCCCCCGCGGGTGACGGAGACGGAGATGGAGATCCTGGTCAGCGAGGGCGAGAAGGCCGGCGCCATCGATCACGATCAGGCCGAGATGGTGCGCAACGTGCTGGAGTTCGGCGATCTGACCGCGGGCCAGGCGATGATCTCCCGAACCCGGGTCACCGCCTTCGACATCGAGACCGACGCCGAGGAGCTGCTGCGACGGGTCGGCGAGTGTGGGCACTCCCGCTATCCGGTGTACCGCGAGCGCATCGACAACGTCGTCGGCATCCTGCACGCCAAGGATCTCCTGACCCATGCGGCGCAGCACACTCGGCTCGAGACGGTGAACATCGAGGGGATCCTGCGGCGGCCGGTGGCGTTCGTCCCCGAGACGCAAGAAGCCAGCAAGGTGCTCAAGGACATGCGTGCCGGGCGCCACCACATGGCCATCGTCATCGACGAGTTCGGCGGCATGAGCGGCATCGTCACCCTCGAGGATCTGATCGAGGAAATCGTGGGCGACATTCAGGACGAACACGACGTCGACGAACAGAGTGTGGTCGAGCTGGGCGAAGGCCGATTCTCCGTCGACGCGAGCGTGTCCATCGTGGAGCTCAATCGGCTATTGAACGCCGGATTCCCGGAGGACGGTGACTACAACACCGTGGGCGGGCTGTTGCTCGAGCGGCTCGGGCTGGTGCCTGAAGTCGGGAGCAAGATCGAAGAACACGGGTTTGCGTTCCACGTCCGCGAGGCTGACGACCGCCGGGTCATCCGTGTCGAGGTCGAGCGTCTGGCCACCGAGAAGGCCAGCGAGACACCCAAGACTTCGCGCGTCTCGGCTGCCTGA
- the rpmB gene encoding 50S ribosomal protein L28, translating into MARSEITGKRRLRARNVSHSNIKTPRWQQVNVQKRRLFIPELGRYVTLKLTTKDLRTIDKIGLMAYAKKLNAKAS; encoded by the coding sequence ATGGCCCGAAGTGAAATTACCGGCAAGCGCCGGCTGCGCGCCAGAAATGTCTCGCACTCGAACATCAAGACCCCGCGCTGGCAGCAGGTGAATGTTCAGAAGCGTCGGCTGTTCATCCCCGAGTTGGGCCGCTACGTGACGCTGAAGCTGACGACGAAGGATCTGAGAACGATCGACAAGATCGGTCTCATGGCCTACGCGAAGAAGCTCAACGCCAAGGCGTCCTGA
- the truB gene encoding tRNA pseudouridine(55) synthase TruB yields MHGVLVVDKPSGPTSHDLVSLARRAYQTRQVGHAGTLDPMASGVVLLMFGQACKLSQHLTGMHKRYVADVRFGTSTDSLDAEGEVIETRPLAPGWLDSAVLERALVAERSRSEQIPPAVSAIQVNGERAYRAARRGEPLQLPARAVRVNELCLIGASDEQLTLELDVSKGYYVRALARDLGQALGVPAHLARLRRLSSGAFNLNEAAGWPLTGAEPLLALTEVARRVMPTVVLTDDGLARARTGRALSRAHFEAEPPDAGVFAWLSADQELCALGQRGEADAFSVVRGFVPKP; encoded by the coding sequence GTGCACGGAGTGCTCGTCGTCGACAAACCCTCTGGGCCGACCAGCCACGATCTGGTGTCGCTCGCCCGCAGGGCCTACCAGACACGCCAGGTCGGGCATGCCGGCACGCTCGATCCCATGGCCAGCGGCGTCGTGCTGTTGATGTTCGGCCAGGCCTGCAAGCTCAGCCAGCACCTGACCGGCATGCACAAACGCTACGTCGCTGACGTGCGCTTCGGCACCAGCACCGACAGCTTGGACGCGGAGGGTGAGGTCATCGAGACGCGCCCGCTCGCGCCGGGCTGGCTGGACAGCGCAGTGCTGGAGCGCGCGCTCGTCGCGGAACGCTCGCGCAGCGAGCAAATTCCGCCTGCAGTCAGCGCAATTCAGGTCAATGGCGAGCGCGCCTATCGTGCTGCCCGCCGCGGTGAACCGCTGCAACTGCCGGCGCGCGCCGTGCGCGTGAACGAGCTGTGTCTGATCGGCGCTAGCGACGAACAGCTCACGCTCGAGCTGGATGTCTCGAAAGGGTATTACGTGCGTGCGCTGGCGCGGGACCTGGGTCAAGCCCTCGGCGTGCCGGCCCACCTGGCTCGTCTGCGGAGGCTGTCGAGTGGTGCGTTCAACCTGAACGAGGCAGCAGGTTGGCCGCTCACCGGAGCGGAGCCGTTGCTCGCCCTGACCGAGGTTGCACGACGGGTCATGCCGACCGTCGTGCTCACGGACGACGGACTCGCGCGGGCGCGCACCGGTCGCGCGCTCTCGCGCGCACACTTCGAGGCCGAGCCGCCCGATGCCGGGGTGTTCGCGTGGCTGTCCGCCGACCAAGAGCTGTGTGCGCTCGGTCAGCGCGGTGAGGCGGACGCATTCAGCGTCGTGCGCGGCTTCGTGCCCAAGCCTTGA
- a CDS encoding N-formylglutamate amidohydrolase: protein MTADAPAAGQDHSPFPGDWGRSGSVYFSVKEPTGPETPVVVEVPHAGLFIDPMSLATLVAPARAIGQDADLFVDELYADAPSEGATLLVSKVSRYVCDLNRADNDVDALTIEGAAGRSSPHGLVWRATTENTPALSGPLSRAELERRLRDIYRPYHGTLTRLLELKRERFGFAILLCGHSMPSRGRAGNSDPGRPRADVVPGSRGRTSAAEEVIAVPDELARQRGWSVAHDDPYRGGFSTAHYGRPRSGIHAVQVELTRKLYMHESTLEKKANDFEATRAYCRAVVARLGGVALA from the coding sequence ATGACGGCCGACGCGCCAGCCGCGGGGCAGGATCATTCGCCGTTCCCCGGCGATTGGGGTAGATCGGGGTCCGTGTACTTCTCGGTGAAGGAGCCGACCGGGCCCGAGACGCCGGTCGTGGTCGAGGTACCCCACGCGGGGTTGTTCATCGACCCCATGTCACTCGCCACCCTGGTCGCGCCGGCCCGGGCCATCGGGCAAGACGCGGATCTGTTCGTCGACGAGCTGTATGCGGACGCTCCGAGCGAGGGCGCCACGCTGCTGGTGTCGAAGGTCAGCCGCTACGTCTGCGACCTCAACCGCGCTGACAACGACGTGGACGCGCTGACCATCGAGGGCGCCGCCGGCCGCTCTTCACCGCACGGCCTGGTCTGGCGCGCGACGACCGAGAACACCCCGGCGCTCAGCGGCCCGCTGTCGCGCGCCGAGCTCGAGCGGCGGCTGCGCGACATTTATCGCCCCTATCACGGGACCTTGACCCGCTTGCTCGAGCTCAAGCGCGAGCGGTTCGGTTTTGCGATCCTGCTCTGCGGGCACTCGATGCCCTCTCGGGGACGCGCCGGGAACTCCGATCCGGGTCGCCCTCGCGCCGACGTCGTGCCTGGCAGCCGCGGAAGGACCTCGGCCGCCGAGGAGGTCATCGCGGTCCCGGACGAGCTGGCGCGGCAGCGCGGGTGGAGCGTCGCGCACGATGACCCCTACCGGGGCGGTTTCAGCACGGCGCACTATGGCAGGCCCCGCTCCGGCATCCACGCGGTGCAAGTGGAGTTGACCCGAAAGCTCTACATGCACGAGTCGACTCTCGAGAAAAAAGCCAATGATTTCGAAGCTACGCGTGCTTATTGCCGTGCCGTGGTGGCGCGCCTCGGCGGCGTGGCGCTAGCATGA